Proteins from a genomic interval of Stenotrophomonas maltophilia:
- a CDS encoding mechanosensitive ion channel family protein produces MVDAVVAVQWLEKLQNTLEPYPGAYLALMISALLIAAGLANWITKRILVRGLRRLLQRLPGAESGRGSHVMRVISRLSNVVPSQVIASGVTLIPDLPEGLVKVIIKLCIVWAVLTVSMAFSHALDAANSLYERKPDARNKPIKGYLQVVKIVVFVAAGLSIVATLLGVALGPLVTGLGAATAVLMLIFQDTILSLVASVQISGDGRVRIGDWIEMPSQNADGDVIDIALHTITVQNFDKTITTIPTKKLVTESFKNWRGMQEAGGRRIKRALYLDQHSVGFLDEGDLAFLGEFALLRDYLQAKEQELGQWNGRLREQGVAEVNSRRVTNLGTFRAYVERYLRSHPGIHTDMTLLVRQLQPTTEGLPLELYCFTRSTAWGEYEAVQSDIFDHLLAILPAFGLRVFQASSDAMLMAGQRQLAGSE; encoded by the coding sequence ATGGTGGACGCGGTGGTGGCGGTACAGTGGCTGGAAAAGCTGCAGAACACACTGGAACCCTATCCTGGCGCCTACCTGGCGTTGATGATCTCGGCGCTGCTGATCGCAGCCGGCCTCGCCAACTGGATCACCAAGCGCATCCTGGTGCGCGGCCTGCGGCGCCTGCTGCAGCGCCTGCCGGGCGCCGAGTCCGGGCGCGGCAGCCACGTGATGCGGGTGATTTCGCGCCTGTCCAACGTGGTGCCCAGCCAGGTGATCGCCTCGGGCGTCACCCTCATCCCCGATCTGCCGGAAGGCCTGGTCAAGGTCATCATCAAGCTGTGCATCGTATGGGCCGTACTGACGGTGTCGATGGCGTTCTCGCATGCGCTGGACGCGGCCAACAGCCTGTACGAGCGCAAGCCCGATGCGCGCAACAAGCCGATCAAGGGCTACCTGCAGGTGGTCAAGATCGTGGTGTTCGTGGCCGCCGGCCTGTCGATCGTCGCCACCCTGCTGGGCGTAGCGCTGGGCCCGCTGGTGACCGGCCTCGGTGCTGCTACGGCAGTGCTGATGCTGATCTTCCAGGACACCATCCTGTCGCTGGTGGCCAGCGTGCAGATCAGTGGCGATGGCCGCGTACGCATCGGCGACTGGATCGAGATGCCCAGCCAGAACGCCGACGGTGATGTGATCGACATCGCCCTGCACACCATCACCGTGCAGAACTTCGACAAGACCATCACCACCATCCCGACCAAGAAGCTGGTGACCGAGTCATTCAAGAACTGGCGCGGCATGCAGGAGGCTGGCGGCCGCCGGATCAAGCGCGCGCTGTACCTGGACCAGCACAGTGTCGGTTTCCTGGATGAGGGCGATCTGGCTTTCCTCGGCGAATTTGCGCTGCTGCGCGACTACCTGCAGGCCAAGGAGCAGGAGCTGGGGCAGTGGAACGGGCGCCTGCGCGAGCAGGGCGTGGCCGAGGTCAACAGCCGCCGGGTGACCAACCTGGGTACCTTCCGGGCCTATGTGGAGCGCTACCTGCGCAGCCACCCGGGCATCCATACCGATATGACCCTGCTGGTACGTCAGCTGCAGCCGACGACCGAAGGCCTGCCGCTGGAGCTGTACTGCTTCACCCGCAGCACTGCCTGGGGCGAGTACGAGGCAGTGCAGTCGGACATCTTCGACCACCTGCTGGCGATCCTGCCGGCCTTCGGCCTGCGGGTGTTCCAGGCCTCCAGCGACGCCATGTTGATGGCCGGGCAGCGCCAGTTGGCTGGCTCGGAGTAA
- a CDS encoding APC family permease: MSAQDEPQLQRAVSRWQIVGLSINDVIGSGIYLLPAATVALLGPFSLWGVVAAGIVVALLVLCYAQAASYFDEPGGSYLYAREAFGRFAGFEIGWMIWLTRISSAAALSNALADAVARFWPWAGAGMGRIAVIVVSLGFLTGVNIIGVRSAARTGVVLVIGKMLPLLLFVAIGAFYIDPQLAFSGQRPDPHDLQRMGEAALLLLYAYAGFENIPAAAGEYRNPRRDIPFALITMIITVTVIYGAVQVVAQGTLAGLSSSATPLADAAAGFGGEALALILTVGATISILGTNSNTMMMGPRFLFALARDGYGPKILAQVHPRFHTPAASILCQGLIALGLALSGSFVQLALLSMTTRLFAYIGTAAAVLVLAKRYADRPGALKLPGGPLIPVLALLLCLALFASASWQNIAAALVAFAIGAVIYKLPRKDADAG; the protein is encoded by the coding sequence TTGAGCGCGCAGGACGAACCGCAGCTGCAGCGCGCGGTCAGCCGCTGGCAGATCGTCGGCCTGTCGATCAACGATGTGATCGGCAGCGGCATCTACCTGCTGCCGGCCGCCACCGTCGCCCTGCTCGGCCCCTTCAGCCTGTGGGGCGTGGTCGCTGCTGGCATCGTGGTCGCGCTGCTGGTGCTGTGCTACGCACAGGCCGCCAGCTACTTCGATGAACCCGGTGGCAGCTACCTGTACGCCCGCGAGGCGTTCGGCCGCTTCGCCGGGTTCGAGATCGGCTGGATGATCTGGCTGACCCGCATCAGCTCGGCGGCCGCATTGAGCAATGCGCTGGCCGATGCCGTCGCGCGCTTCTGGCCGTGGGCCGGTGCCGGCATGGGCCGCATCGCGGTGATCGTGGTGTCGCTGGGCTTCCTGACCGGTGTCAACATCATCGGCGTGCGCTCGGCCGCGCGTACCGGCGTGGTGCTGGTGATCGGCAAGATGCTGCCGCTGCTGCTGTTCGTGGCCATCGGTGCGTTCTACATCGACCCGCAGCTGGCCTTCTCCGGACAACGCCCTGACCCGCACGACCTGCAGCGCATGGGCGAAGCCGCCTTGCTGCTGCTGTACGCCTACGCCGGCTTCGAGAACATTCCGGCCGCGGCCGGCGAGTACCGCAATCCGCGCCGCGACATTCCGTTCGCCCTGATCACCATGATCATCACCGTCACCGTCATCTACGGCGCGGTGCAGGTGGTGGCACAGGGCACGCTGGCCGGCCTGTCCAGCTCGGCCACGCCGCTGGCCGATGCCGCCGCCGGCTTCGGTGGCGAAGCACTGGCGCTGATCCTGACTGTCGGTGCCACCATCTCCATCCTCGGCACCAACAGCAACACGATGATGATGGGCCCACGCTTCCTGTTCGCGCTGGCCCGTGATGGCTACGGCCCGAAGATCCTGGCGCAGGTGCATCCGCGCTTCCACACGCCGGCCGCGTCGATCCTGTGCCAGGGTCTGATCGCGCTCGGCCTGGCCCTGTCCGGTTCGTTCGTGCAGCTGGCGCTGCTGTCGATGACCACGCGCCTGTTCGCGTATATCGGAACGGCCGCTGCGGTACTGGTGCTGGCCAAGCGCTATGCCGACCGCCCCGGCGCGTTGAAGCTGCCGGGCGGCCCGCTGATTCCGGTGCTGGCGCTGCTGCTGTGCCTGGCGCTGTTCGCCAGTGCGAGCTGGCAGAACATTGCCGCTGCACTGGTCGCGTTCGCCATCGGCGCGGTGATCTACAAGTTGCCGCGCAAGGATGCCGACGCCGGGTGA
- a CDS encoding GatB/YqeY domain-containing protein — protein sequence MSMKQQLTDDMKAAMKAGEKHKLGVIRLINAAIKQREVDERIELDDTAVIAVLDKMVKQRKDSVSQFEAANREDLAEIERAEIVVIEAYLPAKMGEAEIVAAIQAAIAETGASGPADMGKLMGALKPKLAGQADMGLVSKLVKQLLA from the coding sequence ATGAGCATGAAGCAGCAGCTCACCGACGACATGAAGGCCGCCATGAAGGCGGGCGAGAAGCACAAGCTGGGCGTGATCCGCCTGATCAACGCCGCCATCAAGCAGCGCGAAGTGGACGAGCGCATCGAGCTGGACGACACCGCCGTGATCGCCGTGCTCGACAAGATGGTCAAGCAGCGCAAGGACTCGGTCAGTCAGTTCGAAGCCGCTAACCGTGAAGACCTGGCCGAGATCGAGCGCGCCGAGATCGTGGTCATCGAAGCCTACCTGCCGGCCAAGATGGGCGAAGCCGAGATCGTGGCCGCCATCCAGGCCGCCATCGCCGAGACCGGTGCCTCCGGCCCGGCCGACATGGGCAAGCTGATGGGCGCACTGAAGCCCAAGCTCGCCGGCCAGGCCGACATGGGCCTGGTGTCCAAGCTGGTCAAGCAGCTGCTGGCATAA
- a CDS encoding L,D-transpeptidase family protein: MKSLVRLATAALLLAAAVSVHAAPLDGARQLIVVTSDGWDSTQGQLQAYVRDGRGWHTHGQAFPVALGRTGSAWGLGLHPAQADGPQKQEGDGRSPAGVFALGSAFGYAVTRPGTAMAYQPMLESSYCMDVPGSPFYNRIVDERKVGSAAIKGSTEPMRLDLHNKGDVRYQEGFVIAHNPDNQPGKGSCIFAHLWRQPGEATAGCTAMPQARMQALLDWLRPQDAPRFVLLPRAEYTRLQAQWQLPALRGDAR; the protein is encoded by the coding sequence ATGAAATCGCTGGTCCGTCTCGCTACCGCTGCGCTGCTGCTTGCCGCAGCGGTGTCAGTCCACGCCGCGCCGCTGGATGGTGCGCGCCAGCTGATCGTGGTCACCAGCGATGGCTGGGACAGCACCCAGGGCCAGCTGCAGGCCTATGTGCGCGATGGCAGGGGCTGGCACACGCACGGACAGGCGTTCCCGGTGGCGCTTGGCCGCACCGGCAGTGCCTGGGGCCTGGGCCTGCACCCGGCGCAGGCCGACGGCCCGCAGAAGCAGGAAGGCGATGGCCGCAGCCCTGCGGGCGTGTTCGCGCTCGGCAGCGCGTTCGGCTATGCCGTCACACGCCCAGGCACGGCCATGGCCTACCAGCCGATGCTCGAAAGCAGCTACTGCATGGACGTGCCCGGCTCGCCGTTCTACAACCGCATCGTCGATGAAAGGAAAGTCGGCAGTGCCGCGATCAAGGGCTCCACCGAGCCCATGCGGCTGGACCTGCACAACAAGGGCGACGTGCGCTACCAGGAAGGCTTCGTGATCGCCCACAACCCGGACAACCAGCCCGGCAAGGGCAGCTGCATCTTCGCCCATCTGTGGCGCCAGCCCGGCGAGGCCACGGCCGGCTGCACCGCCATGCCGCAAGCGCGCATGCAGGCCCTGCTGGACTGGCTGCGGCCGCAGGATGCGCCGCGCTTCGTGCTGCTGCCGCGCGCCGAGTACACGCGCCTGCAGGCTCAGTGGCAGCTGCCCGCACTGCGCGGAGACGCCCGTTGA
- the rpsU gene encoding 30S ribosomal protein S21, whose amino-acid sequence MPSVKVRENEPFEFALRRFKRTCEKAGVLAETRKREFYEKPTQERKRKAAAAVKRQLRRSSRDVTKRQRLY is encoded by the coding sequence ATGCCCAGCGTCAAAGTCCGCGAGAACGAGCCCTTCGAGTTTGCTCTTCGCCGCTTCAAGCGCACTTGCGAAAAGGCCGGTGTGCTGGCCGAAACCCGCAAGCGCGAGTTCTACGAAAAGCCGACCCAGGAGCGCAAGCGCAAGGCCGCCGCTGCTGTGAAGCGTCAGCTGCGCCGCTCGTCGCGCGACGTCACCAAGCGTCAGCGCCTGTACTGA
- the folB gene encoding dihydroneopterin aldolase, producing the protein MDKVFIEGLTIDALIGIYDWERRIRQDLVFDLEMGFDNRRPAATDDITHTLNYKAVSKRLEQFVRESEFGLVETLAERCAQIVLDEFDVKWLRLKLSKPGAVRGARAVGVIIERTRD; encoded by the coding sequence ATGGACAAGGTTTTCATCGAAGGGCTGACGATCGACGCCCTGATCGGCATCTACGATTGGGAACGACGGATCCGCCAGGACCTGGTGTTCGACCTGGAGATGGGCTTCGACAACCGTCGCCCTGCGGCTACCGATGACATCACCCACACCCTGAACTACAAGGCGGTGAGCAAGCGCCTGGAACAGTTCGTGCGCGAATCGGAGTTCGGCCTGGTCGAAACCCTGGCCGAGCGCTGCGCGCAGATCGTGCTGGACGAATTCGACGTGAAGTGGCTGCGCCTGAAGCTGAGCAAGCCGGGCGCGGTGCGCGGCGCGCGCGCGGTGGGCGTGATCATCGAACGCACGCGGGACTGA
- a CDS encoding YihY/virulence factor BrkB family protein, translating into MVEQPHSPADTRPHGIPARLRHYADRLQDSFPMAVAKRFVEIDVLTQAASVSFYALLSMAPLLVLLLWLTASLYPPAQQTLISQIGSVAGSSVASVADTVLHNANSQPSVGSLAGLWSTLLLFVGATAVFAQLQNALNRIFHTSGQRLEGVKAWLRKRVFSFGVVLALGFLLILSMTATTALQVVFAQLPSVLPAIGYLTSLLLYTLAFAFLYHYLPDRRVAWRQAFIGGAITSVLFTLGRYGIGVYIATVAPGSAYGSMGALVIALVWIYYATAVFFVGALMTAVIDERLHARAQLARAGVDAEQASPDVASE; encoded by the coding sequence ATGGTCGAGCAACCGCACTCCCCCGCCGACACGCGTCCCCACGGCATCCCCGCACGGCTTCGCCACTACGCTGACCGCCTGCAGGACAGCTTTCCGATGGCCGTCGCCAAGCGCTTCGTCGAAATCGACGTGCTGACCCAGGCCGCCTCGGTCTCCTTCTACGCCCTGCTGTCGATGGCACCGCTGCTGGTGCTGCTGCTGTGGCTGACCGCCTCGCTGTACCCGCCTGCACAACAGACGCTGATCAGCCAGATCGGTTCGGTGGCCGGCAGCAGCGTAGCCAGCGTCGCCGACACCGTGCTGCACAACGCCAACAGTCAGCCCAGCGTCGGTTCGCTGGCCGGACTGTGGAGCACGTTGCTGCTGTTCGTCGGCGCTACTGCCGTGTTCGCCCAGCTGCAGAACGCGCTGAACCGCATCTTCCACACCAGCGGGCAGCGCCTGGAGGGCGTAAAGGCGTGGCTGCGCAAGCGCGTGTTCTCGTTCGGCGTGGTGCTGGCACTGGGCTTCCTGCTGATCCTCTCGATGACCGCCACCACTGCACTGCAGGTGGTGTTCGCGCAGCTGCCCTCGGTGCTGCCGGCGATCGGCTACCTGACCTCGCTGCTGCTCTACACGCTGGCCTTCGCCTTCCTCTACCACTACCTGCCCGACCGCCGCGTGGCCTGGCGCCAGGCCTTCATCGGCGGTGCCATCACCTCGGTGCTGTTCACCCTGGGCCGCTACGGTATCGGCGTCTATATCGCCACCGTGGCCCCGGGCAGCGCCTACGGCTCGATGGGTGCGCTGGTGATCGCGCTGGTCTGGATCTACTACGCCACCGCCGTGTTCTTCGTCGGTGCGCTGATGACCGCAGTGATCGACGAGCGCCTGCATGCGC
- a CDS encoding glycoside hydrolase family 3 N-terminal domain-containing protein — protein sequence MASDRIESLIAQMTVEEKVGQLGVFADMVRPFAPDVNPEANVRNADQVLQQVREGKVGSLFNGVGAELGRRIQQVATEESRLGIPVILAADVIHGMRTVFPIPLGEAASFEPDLAERTARATAIEATAAGLHWTYAPAVDIARDQRWGRGAEGAGEDVVLGCAFAAARVRGFQGSDLRAADSLLATPKHFAAYGAVMAGMEYNMVDISPQTLRDVHLPPFKAAFDAGAITVMSSFNDINGVPASANAELLTDILRGEWKFPGVVISDYTADMELVAHGYAADDRDATAKAFTAGLDLSMQSGFYAEHLPGLVESGDVPMAVLDEGVRRILWLKEAIGLFDDPYRSLDPAREADTSHLAAHDELSRDAARRSIVLLNNRDNVLPLQKTGQKIALIGPFVQDRENIEGCWTLFGDKQRYVDLETGVRAAIGDEALLEIVPGCELEVAIPGGTEAAVAAALRADVVVLALGEPQRYSGEAQSRVEITLPPAQQALAEAVAMTGKPLVVLLRNGRALALQGAVRNAQAVAVTWYLGTQTGHAVADVLFGDYSPSGRLPVSFPQVSGQQPYFYNHPRTGRPELPTMSEFKARWREIPNEPLYPFGHGIGYTSFAYGVPQLSAAQLGWEDTLTITTTLTNSGDVAGEEVVQLYIHDRVASRVRPVRELKDFRKVALQPGESTEVVFTLTRGQLAFTGRDGVLRAEPGQFDLWVCASSAAGEAVQFELLKA from the coding sequence GTGGCCTCCGATCGCATCGAATCCCTCATTGCCCAGATGACCGTCGAGGAAAAGGTCGGCCAGCTGGGTGTCTTCGCGGACATGGTCCGCCCGTTCGCCCCGGACGTGAACCCGGAAGCCAACGTGCGCAATGCCGACCAGGTGCTGCAGCAGGTGCGCGAGGGCAAGGTCGGCTCGCTGTTCAACGGTGTCGGCGCCGAGCTGGGCCGCCGCATCCAGCAGGTTGCCACCGAGGAGAGCCGCCTGGGCATCCCGGTGATCCTGGCTGCCGACGTCATCCACGGCATGCGTACCGTGTTCCCGATCCCGCTGGGCGAGGCCGCCAGCTTCGAGCCGGACCTGGCTGAGCGCACCGCGCGCGCCACCGCCATCGAAGCCACCGCTGCCGGCCTGCACTGGACCTATGCCCCGGCCGTGGACATCGCCCGCGACCAGCGCTGGGGCCGTGGCGCCGAAGGTGCCGGTGAGGACGTGGTGTTGGGCTGTGCGTTTGCCGCCGCCCGCGTGCGTGGCTTCCAGGGCAGCGACCTGCGCGCGGCCGATTCGCTGCTGGCCACGCCGAAGCACTTCGCTGCCTATGGCGCGGTGATGGCCGGCATGGAATACAACATGGTGGACATCTCGCCGCAGACCCTGCGCGACGTGCACCTGCCGCCGTTCAAGGCCGCCTTCGACGCTGGCGCGATCACCGTGATGTCCTCGTTCAACGACATCAACGGCGTGCCGGCCAGTGCCAACGCCGAGCTGCTGACCGACATCCTGCGCGGTGAATGGAAGTTCCCGGGCGTGGTGATCTCCGACTACACCGCCGACATGGAACTGGTCGCCCACGGCTATGCCGCCGATGACCGCGATGCCACTGCCAAGGCGTTCACCGCCGGCCTGGACCTGAGCATGCAGAGCGGCTTCTACGCCGAGCACCTGCCGGGCCTGGTCGAGAGCGGCGACGTGCCGATGGCGGTGCTGGATGAAGGCGTGCGCCGCATCCTGTGGCTGAAGGAAGCCATCGGCCTGTTCGACGATCCGTACCGTTCGCTGGATCCGGCGCGCGAAGCCGACACCTCGCACCTCGCCGCGCATGACGAGCTGTCGCGCGATGCCGCACGCCGTTCGATCGTGCTGCTGAACAACCGCGACAACGTGCTGCCGCTGCAGAAGACCGGGCAGAAGATCGCGCTGATCGGCCCGTTCGTGCAGGACCGCGAGAACATCGAAGGCTGCTGGACGCTGTTTGGCGACAAGCAGCGCTACGTGGACCTGGAAACCGGCGTGCGTGCCGCCATCGGCGACGAAGCGCTGCTGGAGATCGTGCCGGGCTGCGAACTGGAAGTGGCCATCCCCGGTGGCACCGAAGCGGCCGTGGCCGCCGCACTGCGCGCCGACGTGGTGGTGCTGGCGCTGGGCGAGCCGCAGCGCTACAGCGGTGAAGCGCAGTCGCGCGTGGAAATCACCCTGCCGCCGGCCCAGCAGGCGCTGGCCGAGGCCGTGGCGATGACCGGCAAGCCGCTGGTGGTGCTGCTGCGCAATGGCCGCGCGCTGGCACTGCAGGGCGCGGTGCGCAATGCACAGGCCGTGGCGGTGACCTGGTACCTGGGCACGCAGACCGGCCATGCCGTGGCCGACGTACTGTTCGGCGACTACAGCCCGTCCGGCCGCCTGCCGGTCAGCTTCCCGCAGGTGTCCGGCCAGCAGCCGTACTTCTATAACCACCCGCGCACCGGCCGTCCGGAACTGCCGACCATGTCGGAGTTCAAGGCCCGTTGGCGCGAGATTCCGAACGAGCCGCTGTACCCGTTCGGCCACGGCATCGGCTACACCAGCTTCGCCTACGGCGTGCCGCAGTTGAGTGCGGCGCAGCTCGGCTGGGAGGACACCCTGACCATCACCACCACGCTGACCAACAGCGGTGATGTGGCCGGCGAGGAAGTGGTGCAGCTGTACATCCACGACCGCGTGGCCAGCCGCGTGCGTCCGGTGCGCGAACTGAAGGACTTCCGCAAGGTGGCGCTGCAGCCGGGTGAGTCGACCGAAGTGGTGTTCACCCTCACCCGCGGGCAGCTGGCCTTCACCGGCCGCGACGGCGTGCTGCGCGCGGAGCCTGGCCAGTTCGACCTGTGGGTCTGCGCCTCGTCGGCCGCCGGTGAAGCGGTGCAGTTCGAGCTGCTGAAGGCCTGA
- the tsaD gene encoding tRNA (adenosine(37)-N6)-threonylcarbamoyltransferase complex transferase subunit TsaD, producing MRVLGIESSCDETGVAVYDTDLSGSAALRAHAVYSQIALHAEYGGVVPELASRDHVRKLLPLVRQTLAEAGLGVGDIDGVAYTAGPGLVGALLVGAGVARSLAWALEVPAVGVHHMEGHLLAPLMEDDPPEAPFVALLVSGGHTQLVAVDAIGQYRLLGETLDDAAGEAFDKTAKLMGLPYPGGPQLARLAEQGTPGVYRFARPMTDRPGLDFSFSGLKTQVLMAWRDSDQSEQTRADIARGFEDAVVETLSIKCERALEAAGTNVIVVAGGVGANKRLRARLQQMAERLGGRACFPRPALCTDNGAMIAFAGALRLQAGQHSPPKVDVTPRWDMATLPAV from the coding sequence ATGCGAGTCCTTGGCATCGAATCTTCCTGTGATGAGACCGGCGTGGCGGTGTATGACACCGACCTGTCCGGCAGCGCGGCCCTGCGCGCCCATGCGGTCTACAGCCAGATCGCCCTGCACGCCGAATACGGCGGTGTGGTGCCCGAGCTGGCCAGCCGCGACCACGTCCGCAAGCTGCTGCCGCTGGTGCGCCAGACCCTGGCCGAAGCCGGTCTGGGTGTAGGCGACATCGATGGGGTGGCCTACACGGCCGGTCCCGGCCTGGTCGGCGCACTGCTGGTGGGCGCCGGCGTGGCCCGGTCGCTGGCCTGGGCGCTGGAGGTACCGGCGGTGGGCGTACACCATATGGAAGGCCACCTGCTGGCCCCGCTGATGGAAGACGACCCGCCGGAAGCGCCGTTCGTGGCGCTGCTGGTGTCCGGTGGCCATACCCAGCTGGTGGCAGTGGACGCCATCGGCCAGTACCGCCTGCTGGGCGAGACCCTGGACGATGCTGCCGGTGAGGCCTTCGACAAGACCGCCAAGCTGATGGGCCTGCCCTATCCGGGCGGGCCGCAGCTGGCCAGGCTGGCCGAGCAGGGCACGCCGGGTGTCTACCGCTTCGCGCGGCCGATGACCGACCGCCCGGGGCTGGATTTCAGCTTCTCCGGCCTGAAGACCCAGGTCCTGATGGCCTGGCGCGACAGCGACCAGAGCGAGCAGACCCGTGCCGATATCGCCCGTGGCTTTGAAGATGCGGTGGTCGAGACCCTGTCGATCAAGTGCGAGCGCGCGCTGGAAGCGGCCGGGACCAACGTGATCGTGGTGGCTGGCGGCGTTGGCGCCAACAAGCGCCTGCGCGCCCGCCTGCAGCAGATGGCCGAGCGCCTCGGCGGCCGCGCCTGCTTCCCGCGGCCGGCACTGTGCACCGACAACGGCGCGATGATCGCCTTCGCCGGCGCGCTGCGCCTGCAGGCCGGCCAGCACAGCCCGCCGAAGGTGGACGTGACCCCGCGTTGGGACATGGCGACCCTGCCGGCGGTGTGA
- a CDS encoding PQQ-dependent sugar dehydrogenase, translating to MTRMPLLLALGLVPILATSACNAADPAANGAQAAAPAASTAADQRPFTATEVSRFDQPWAMTFLPDGSLLVTEKRGTLQHLDLASGQKHEITGVPKVAYGGQGGFGDIILHPDFARNHVVYLSYAEEGTLDTRGAAVARATLALDANGAGQLKDLKVIWRQSPKVSGEGHYGHRLAFGPDGKLWISSSERQKFDPAQDMGSNLGKIIRLNDDGSLPADNPFASQGGVAAQVWSLGHRNILGMAFDANGKLWAHEMGPAGGDELNLIVRGANYGYPIVSNGDHYDGRPIPDHDTRPEFAAPKVTWTPVISPAGFVIYSGNLFPQWKGSGFIGGLSSTSLVRVAFDGDSAREAERFNMGERIREVEQGPDGALWLLEDGSKARLLKLTPKA from the coding sequence ATGACCCGCATGCCCCTGCTGCTCGCCCTCGGCCTGGTGCCGATCCTTGCCACCTCCGCCTGCAATGCCGCCGACCCGGCCGCCAACGGCGCCCAGGCCGCGGCACCCGCAGCCTCCACCGCTGCCGACCAGCGCCCGTTCACCGCGACCGAAGTCAGCCGCTTCGATCAGCCGTGGGCGATGACCTTCCTGCCCGATGGCAGCCTGCTGGTCACCGAGAAGCGCGGCACGCTGCAGCACCTGGACCTGGCCAGCGGCCAGAAGCACGAGATCACCGGCGTTCCCAAGGTCGCCTACGGTGGCCAGGGTGGTTTCGGCGACATCATCCTGCATCCCGATTTCGCCCGTAATCACGTTGTGTACCTCAGCTATGCCGAGGAAGGCACGCTGGACACCCGCGGTGCCGCCGTGGCCCGTGCCACGCTGGCGCTGGACGCCAACGGTGCCGGCCAGCTGAAGGACCTGAAGGTGATCTGGCGGCAGAGCCCGAAGGTCAGTGGTGAAGGCCACTACGGCCATCGCCTTGCCTTCGGCCCGGACGGCAAGCTGTGGATCAGTTCCAGCGAGCGGCAGAAGTTCGATCCGGCGCAGGACATGGGCAGCAATCTCGGCAAGATCATCCGTCTCAACGACGATGGCAGCCTGCCCGCAGACAATCCGTTTGCTTCGCAGGGCGGCGTGGCCGCGCAGGTGTGGTCGCTGGGCCACCGCAACATCCTCGGCATGGCCTTCGATGCCAACGGCAAGCTGTGGGCGCATGAAATGGGCCCGGCTGGCGGCGACGAACTGAACCTGATCGTGCGCGGTGCCAACTATGGCTACCCGATCGTCTCCAACGGCGATCACTACGACGGCCGCCCCATTCCCGACCACGATACCCGCCCGGAATTCGCCGCGCCCAAGGTGACCTGGACGCCGGTGATCTCGCCGGCCGGCTTCGTGATCTACAGCGGCAACCTGTTCCCGCAGTGGAAGGGCAGCGGCTTCATCGGTGGCCTGTCGTCGACGTCGCTGGTGCGCGTGGCCTTTGATGGCGACAGCGCGCGCGAAGCCGAACGCTTCAACATGGGCGAGCGTATCCGCGAAGTGGAACAGGGTCCGGACGGCGCACTGTGGCTGCTGGAAGACGGCAGCAAGGCGCGCCTGCTGAAGCTCACCCCGAAGGCCTGA
- the yiaA gene encoding inner membrane protein YiaA has protein sequence MNTAMPHKPSTAFIAASWVALLLGAAAYLVGLFNAATMALNEKGYYLTLLLFGLFAAVSLQKSVRDRVEGIPVSALYYALCWFALLSALMLLLVGLWNATLASSEKGFYGMAYALSLFGAVAVQKNTRDLIAAGGGESKRGAIVPPLPEQE, from the coding sequence ATGAACACTGCCATGCCCCACAAGCCGTCCACCGCCTTCATCGCCGCCTCGTGGGTGGCCCTGCTGCTGGGCGCCGCGGCCTACCTTGTCGGCCTGTTCAACGCCGCCACGATGGCGCTCAACGAGAAGGGCTACTACCTGACCCTGCTGCTGTTTGGCCTGTTCGCGGCGGTGTCGCTGCAGAAGAGCGTGCGTGACCGCGTCGAGGGCATTCCGGTGAGCGCGTTGTACTACGCGCTGTGCTGGTTCGCGCTGCTGTCGGCGCTGATGCTGCTGCTGGTGGGCCTGTGGAATGCCACCCTGGCATCGAGCGAGAAGGGCTTCTACGGCATGGCGTATGCGCTGTCGCTGTTCGGTGCGGTGGCGGTGCAGAAGAACACCCGCGACCTGATCGCCGCCGGTGGTGGCGAGAGCAAGCGCGGCGCGATCGTGCCACCGCTGCCGGAACAGGAGTGA